A window from Corythoichthys intestinalis isolate RoL2023-P3 chromosome 10, ASM3026506v1, whole genome shotgun sequence encodes these proteins:
- the fam149b1 gene encoding protein FAM149B1 isoform X3 has protein sequence MISRYNRRPVPHKLEIRGLSRSSLDHHPLPEEADQQDQSPLDDVEEAGSILKNSETFGASSPSNCPTVISVESSRSWSGIHSSTGTGVSTERSSVFSWGYDEFDKAASHQVQQMFEEIDKELYEGKGSGRGLLPGLQDECQQWASRFPHLRILGTQLVCPSDEGFQWYMTAGTVGDVISGSICSPSTSQRSIGKSSEKDDNMALNVLGRSAALLKSNSAELNEPSAASSDSRPRVIEVEGDVEEYLAFDSISLEDKQDRACPEPCPRRRCMPPISPYRCRRQAVLDHLFDDMWRQLVGCMSELVHRQWEHCTSCDERPSSNLSLVPPNSLNLLSALPNMLPKLGQSRALPPPPLVPGLPFQAGKVSMGSTQHNLNDLIMIHSIPLQQRNLAALHRTHAPEQESLRPGSGMGPTSRHRPRRILEQSSSSLSRPPQSARRRNLAPRTLQPLNPSLGQSSMAGSMDEVIRGTRLNMLLPPIGAGDTELSLSGHQSRAAQRQKGSSSRAHSALNDEVVTSIPRDRLYPLDVFSRPNTTHTYRSDTPYRRSFTVMDNIGQGRHGRASVTTDSLGIGVTGVSLGIGSSSFLDSSSHHPSSRWPIRDKDEETDFQSTQPVPLMPVSIPPRSHSRGGVSYRSSRTGL, from the exons ATGATTTCACGTTACAACAGGCGACCTGTACCACACAAACTAGAAAT CCGTGGTCTGTCTCGCAGTAGCCTAGACCACCACCCTCTGCCGGAGGAAGCAGACCAACAAGATCAGAGTCCCCTTGATGATGTGGAAGAGGCCGGGTCCATCCTCAAGAA ttCTGAGACATTTGGTGCTTCGAGCCCCTCCAACTGCCCTACGGTTATCTCTGTGGAATCAAGCCGGTCCTGGTCAGGCATCCACAGCTCCACAGGCACAGGCGTGTCCACAGAGAGGAGTTCTGTCTTCTCCTGGGGCTATGAT GAGTTTGACAAAGCGGCTTCGCACCAAGTACAGCAAATGTTTGAGGAAATTGACAAAGAGCTGTACGAGGGTAAAGGCAGCGGTCGTGGGCTCCTTCCGGGTCTGCAGGATGAGTGTCAACAGTGGGCCTCACGTTTCCCTCATCTCCG GATCTTGGGAACTCAGTTGGTGTGCCCCAGTGATGAGGGTTTCCAGTGGTACATGACTGCGGGAACTGTCGGGGATGTCATCAGCGGCTCCATTTGCAGCCCCTCAACATCCCAGCGATCCATCGGGAAGTCAAGTGAGAAAGATGACAATATGGC TTTGAACGTGCTGGGCCGGAGCGCTGCACTACTCAAGTCCAACTCAGCAGAGCTAAACGAGCCTTCAGCTGCCTCAAGTGACTCCAGACCAAGAGTAATTGAAGTAGAGGGTGACGTGGAGGAGTACCTGGCCTTTGACAGCATCAGCTT GGAGGACAAACAGGACAGGGCTTGCCCAGAGCCATGCCCCAGGCGTCGCTGCATGCCTCCCATCTCGCCATACAGGTGTCGCCGTCAGGCTGTGCTCGATCATTTGTTCGACGACATGTGGCGGCAGCTGGTGGGATGCATGAGCGAGCTCGTCCACCGGCAGTGGGAACATTGCACCTCCT GTGATGAAAGGCCTTCCTCGAATTTGAGTCTAGTGCCGCCGAACTCTTTAAACTTGTTGTCCGCACTTCCGAACATGCTGCCCAAACTCGGCCAGAGTCGTGCACTACCCCCGCCTCCACTCGTCCCTGGCTTGCCCTTTCAG GCCGGAAAGGTTTCAATGGGAAGCACCCAGCACAACCTGAATGACCTCATCATGATCCATAGCATCCCGCTGCAACAGAGGAATCTGGCTGCGCTGCACAGAACTCA CGCGCCAGAGCAGGAATCCCTCAGACCGGGCTCTGGCATGGGACCTACAAGCAGGCACCGCCCTCGCCGGATCCTGGAGCAGAGCTCGTCATCACTGAGCCGCCCACCCCAGTCAGCCCGCCGCAGAAACCTGGCGCCCCGCACCCTCCAGCCTCTCAATCCTAGCCTGGGTCAATCCAGCATGGCCGGATCTATGGATGAGGTCATCCGAGGTACACGACT GAATATGCTTCTGCCACCCATTGGTGCCGGAGACACAGAGTTGTCCCTGTCAGGACATCAGTCCAGAGCTGCTCAG CGCCAGAAGGGATCATCTAGCCGAGCGCACAGTGCCCTAAATGATGAGGTTGTCACTTCCATTCCAAGGGATCGCCTTTACCCCCTGGATGTTTTCTCACGGCCCAacacaacacacacatacagg TCCGACACTCCTTACCGGCGCTCTTTCACCGTGATGGACAACATCGGACAGGGGAGGCACGGCAGGGCCTctgtaaccacag ACTCCCTTGGCATCGGCGTGACAGGTGTTAGCCTTGGCATCGGCAGCTCGTCTTTCCTTGACTCGTCTTCCCACCACCCGTCTAGTCGCTGGCCAATCAGGGACAAGGATGAGGAAACAGACTTTCAAAGCACACAACCAG TTCCATTGATGCCTGTGTCCATCCCACCTCGATCTCACAGCCGCGGAGGCGTCTCATACAGGTCCAGCAGAACAGGACTGTAG
- the fam149b1 gene encoding protein FAM149B1 isoform X1, translated as MISRYNRRPVPHKLEIRGLSRSSLDHHPLPEEADQQDQSPLDDVEEAGSILKNSETFGASSPSNCPTVISVESSRSWSGIHSSTGTGVSTERSSVFSWGYDEFDKAASHQVQQMFEEIDKELYEGKGSGRGLLPGLQDECQQWASRFPHLRILGTQLVCPSDEGFQWYMTAGTVGDVISGSICSPSTSQRSIGKSSEKDDNMALNVLGRSAALLKSNSAELNEPSAASSDSRPRVIEVEGDVEEYLAFDSISLEDKQDRACPEPCPRRRCMPPISPYRCRRQAVLDHLFDDMWRQLVGCMSELVHRQWEHCTSCDERPSSNLSLVPPNSLNLLSALPNMLPKLGQSRALPPPPLVPGLPFQKSRGSKHKSRRKPQKQKRPPSAGKVSMGSTQHNLNDLIMIHSIPLQQRNLAALHRTHAPEQESLRPGSGMGPTSRHRPRRILEQSSSSLSRPPQSARRRNLAPRTLQPLNPSLGQSSMAGSMDEVIRGTRLNMLLPPIGAGDTELSLSGHQSRAAQRQKGSSSRAHSALNDEVVTSIPRDRLYPLDVFSRPNTTHTYRSDTPYRRSFTVMDNIGQGRHGRASVTTDSLGIGVTGVSLGIGSSSFLDSSSHHPSSRWPIRDKDEETDFQSTQPVPLMPVSIPPRSHSRGGVSYRSSRTGL; from the exons ATGATTTCACGTTACAACAGGCGACCTGTACCACACAAACTAGAAAT CCGTGGTCTGTCTCGCAGTAGCCTAGACCACCACCCTCTGCCGGAGGAAGCAGACCAACAAGATCAGAGTCCCCTTGATGATGTGGAAGAGGCCGGGTCCATCCTCAAGAA ttCTGAGACATTTGGTGCTTCGAGCCCCTCCAACTGCCCTACGGTTATCTCTGTGGAATCAAGCCGGTCCTGGTCAGGCATCCACAGCTCCACAGGCACAGGCGTGTCCACAGAGAGGAGTTCTGTCTTCTCCTGGGGCTATGAT GAGTTTGACAAAGCGGCTTCGCACCAAGTACAGCAAATGTTTGAGGAAATTGACAAAGAGCTGTACGAGGGTAAAGGCAGCGGTCGTGGGCTCCTTCCGGGTCTGCAGGATGAGTGTCAACAGTGGGCCTCACGTTTCCCTCATCTCCG GATCTTGGGAACTCAGTTGGTGTGCCCCAGTGATGAGGGTTTCCAGTGGTACATGACTGCGGGAACTGTCGGGGATGTCATCAGCGGCTCCATTTGCAGCCCCTCAACATCCCAGCGATCCATCGGGAAGTCAAGTGAGAAAGATGACAATATGGC TTTGAACGTGCTGGGCCGGAGCGCTGCACTACTCAAGTCCAACTCAGCAGAGCTAAACGAGCCTTCAGCTGCCTCAAGTGACTCCAGACCAAGAGTAATTGAAGTAGAGGGTGACGTGGAGGAGTACCTGGCCTTTGACAGCATCAGCTT GGAGGACAAACAGGACAGGGCTTGCCCAGAGCCATGCCCCAGGCGTCGCTGCATGCCTCCCATCTCGCCATACAGGTGTCGCCGTCAGGCTGTGCTCGATCATTTGTTCGACGACATGTGGCGGCAGCTGGTGGGATGCATGAGCGAGCTCGTCCACCGGCAGTGGGAACATTGCACCTCCT GTGATGAAAGGCCTTCCTCGAATTTGAGTCTAGTGCCGCCGAACTCTTTAAACTTGTTGTCCGCACTTCCGAACATGCTGCCCAAACTCGGCCAGAGTCGTGCACTACCCCCGCCTCCACTCGTCCCTGGCTTGCCCTTTCAG AAGTCAAGGGGCTCAAAGCACAAGTCCCGCCGGAAGCCCCAAAAGCAGAAAAGGCCACCCAGT GCCGGAAAGGTTTCAATGGGAAGCACCCAGCACAACCTGAATGACCTCATCATGATCCATAGCATCCCGCTGCAACAGAGGAATCTGGCTGCGCTGCACAGAACTCA CGCGCCAGAGCAGGAATCCCTCAGACCGGGCTCTGGCATGGGACCTACAAGCAGGCACCGCCCTCGCCGGATCCTGGAGCAGAGCTCGTCATCACTGAGCCGCCCACCCCAGTCAGCCCGCCGCAGAAACCTGGCGCCCCGCACCCTCCAGCCTCTCAATCCTAGCCTGGGTCAATCCAGCATGGCCGGATCTATGGATGAGGTCATCCGAGGTACACGACT GAATATGCTTCTGCCACCCATTGGTGCCGGAGACACAGAGTTGTCCCTGTCAGGACATCAGTCCAGAGCTGCTCAG CGCCAGAAGGGATCATCTAGCCGAGCGCACAGTGCCCTAAATGATGAGGTTGTCACTTCCATTCCAAGGGATCGCCTTTACCCCCTGGATGTTTTCTCACGGCCCAacacaacacacacatacagg TCCGACACTCCTTACCGGCGCTCTTTCACCGTGATGGACAACATCGGACAGGGGAGGCACGGCAGGGCCTctgtaaccacag ACTCCCTTGGCATCGGCGTGACAGGTGTTAGCCTTGGCATCGGCAGCTCGTCTTTCCTTGACTCGTCTTCCCACCACCCGTCTAGTCGCTGGCCAATCAGGGACAAGGATGAGGAAACAGACTTTCAAAGCACACAACCAG TTCCATTGATGCCTGTGTCCATCCCACCTCGATCTCACAGCCGCGGAGGCGTCTCATACAGGTCCAGCAGAACAGGACTGTAG
- the dnajc9 gene encoding dnaJ homolog subfamily C member 9, translating into MGLLDRCQELFRTANLYEVLGINNEATEAEIRRGYYKASLKVHPDRAPDDPLATEKFQVLSKLYAILIDKEQRAIYDEQGVVDEESDILSKDSCWEDYWRQLFPKITVQDILEFEKKYKGSDEERKDLLQLYTQHQGDMDTILTSLLCGSQDDEPRLGDIIRTAIKDGEVEEFPAFTQESDKKKRARRKRADRERKEAEEMQKEMGLNEDDDSLTMMIKQKHASREKNFNSFLSDLEAKYCKKGGKSSKRGKK; encoded by the exons ATGGGTTTGCTCGACCGGTGTCAGGAGCTGTTCAGAACGGCGAATCTGTACGAGGTGCTGGGCATCAACAATGAGGCGACTGAAGCAGAGATTCGCCGGGGCTACTACAAAGCGTCGCTAAAGGTCCACCCGGACCGGGCCCCCGACGACCCACTGGCCACTGAGAAGTTTCAG GTGTTGAGTAAATTGTATGCAATTCTGATTGACAAAGAACAACGGGCCATCTATGACGAGCAAGGTGTGGTTGACGAAGAGTCTGACATTTTGAGTAAGGACAGCTGCTGGGAGGACTACTGGAGGCAGCTCTTTCCAAAG ATTACAGTGCAGGACATCCTTGAATTCGAGAAGAAATACAAAGGATCCGATGAAGAACGGAAGGACTTACTGCAACTGTACACACAGCATCAAGGAGACATGGATACCATTCTGACCTCACTGCTGTGCGGCTCACAGGATGATGAGCCCAGGCTGGGAGACATCATTAGGACCGCCATCAAGGATGGGGAAGTGGAAGAATTCCCCGCCTTCACGCAGGAGAGCGATAAGAAAAAAAGAGCTCGCAGGAAGAGG GCGGACAGAGAGCGAAAAGAAGCAGAAGAGATGCAGAAAGAAATGGGACTCAACGAGGATGACGACAGCCTCACGATGATGATTAAG CAAAAACATGCCTCCAGGGAGAAGAACTTCAATAGCTTCCTGTCCGACTTGGAGGCCAAGTACTGCAAAAAAGGTGGAAAATCGTCAAAGAGAGGAAAGAAGTAG
- the ndnfl gene encoding protein NDNF — MALASLYQCVVAVLVLFWIASLSLAHSSSAPENEVTLRPTAWLSEGKITTVTLPKGRTRRMYFTLRKATALSLTVSPCDSSIEWSLAARTLKDKPLKSQQWTSKKSMPEMWWRGPGTEEKIHTFSGSALDTYSGPASPHASVYILKLHSKQQNTRVTLYLHQGLGPSDAFPVIPADRKVHTLGVGMTSVSLSWAPSSSLTGPAQDKYDYCVLVNSERNLPSLCAAQKSAREESDKNREKMEKKRRVMAWPILKEWWWEQWEADLEEQSLSPNGAPQCVCEGTESVCTVSELLPDTRYYFDVFVRDQLNGTSAAYEGTAAQTHGEARPSVITLREGELRWVTFNNVGPRSEQFFSFRPRGSQQSGLLTVQSCGGGSKVKITVSSKGRVLTTQTVGKELVQIWLQGSPSYLIHLEREGNALGRNSIASLPGGLQASVKMQTSSAYHRRGVPSLPSTLQVKSFNRLRGCNSITLAWMGTEERSLYCVYQRKQGSRRDEDTLNASCLGPESRSDTERILCKYFQELNPKRAVTTAVIGSLEPGTAYVFDVYLMRRWGIPVKYASRVVKTRKEC, encoded by the exons ATGGCATTGGCATCGCTGTACCAGTGTGTCGTCGCAGTTCTGGTGCTGTTCTGGATTGCGTCGTTGTCCCTGGCTCATTCATCCTCAGCACCTGAGAACGAGGTGACTCTCCGGCCCACCGCGTGGTTGTCAGAGGGGAAAATCACTACTGTGACACTTCCTAAAGGACGTACTCGCAG GATGTACTTCACACTGAGGAAGGCAACTGCCCTGTCACTTACCGTCAGCCCATGTGACTCCTCCATTGAGTGGAGCCTGGCTGCCCGCACCCTGAAGGACAAACCTCTCAAGAGTCAGCAGT GGACCTCCAAAAAGAGcatgcctgaaatgtggtggcgGGGTCCTGGGACTGAGGAGAAAATACACACTTTTTCCGGCAGTGCACTGGACACCTACAGCGGTCCAGCGTCCCCCCATGCGTCTGTCTACATCCTGAAGCTTCACTCCAAGCAGCAGAATACCAGAGTCACATTATACCTCCACCAAGGCTTGGGTCCCTCGGATGCCTTCCCAGTTATTCCGGCTGACCGCAAAGTACACACTTTGGGAGTGGGGATGACAAGCGTCAGCCTCAGCTGGGCTCCCAGCTCCTCTTTAACTGGTCCTGCTCAGGACAAATACGATTACTGCGTACTGGTCAACTCAGAACGTAACCTGCCCAGTCTTTGTGCAGCCCAAAAGAGTGCCAGGGAGGAGAGTGATAAAAACCGAGAGAAgatggaaaagaaaaggagGGTGATGGCATGGCCAATCCTGAAGGAATGGTGGTGGGAGCAGTGGGAGGCGGACTTGGAGGAACAGAGTCTGTCTCCTAACGGAGCTCCTCAATGTGTCTGTGAGGGAACAGAGAGCGTCTGCACCGTTTCTGAGCTTCTACCTGACACGCGATACTACTTTGACGTCTTTGTGAGGGACCAGCTGAACGGGACCAGTGCGGCCTACGAAGGGACTGCCGCCCAGACTCATGGGGAGGCCCGTCCATCCGTCATCACGTTGAGGGAGGGGGAACTGCGATGGGTCACCTTCAACAATGTGGGCCCCAGATCTGAGCAATTCTTCAGCTTCCGTCCCCGTGGCTCTCAGCAGAGTGGTCTCCTCACTGTGCAAAGCTGTGGCGGGGGGAGCAAAGTCAAGATCACCGTCTCCAGTAAAGGGCGTGTGCTGACCACCCAGACAGTGGGGAaggagttggtgcagatttggctCCAGGGAAGCCCATCTTATCTAATTCACTTGGAGAGGGAAGGTAATGCCTTGGGCAGGAACTCCATTGCTTCCTTACCTGGAGGTCTACAGGCTTCTGTGAAAATGCAGACCTCCTCCGCCTACCACCGGAGGGGGGTTCCATCCCTTCCATCCACCTTACAAGTCAAATCCTTCAACCGCTTACGTGGGTGCAACAGTATCACCCTAGCCTGGATGGGCACAGAGGAGAGAAGCCTCTATTGTGTATACCAACGAAAGCAGGGGAGCAGACGTGAtgaggacaccctcaacgcatcCTGCTTGGGACCGGAATCCCGTTCGGACACCGAGAGGATTCTCTGCAAGTATTTCCAGGAGCTAAACCCGAAGCGAGCCGTCACTACGGCTGTGATTGGGAGCCTGGAGCCGGGGACCGCTTATGTGTTTGATGTCTATTTAATGAGACGCTGGGGGATCCCTGTCAAGTATGCCAGCAGGGTAGTCAAAACAAGGAAGGAGTGCTGA
- the fam149b1 gene encoding protein FAM149B1 isoform X2 — protein MISRYNRRPVPHKLEIRGLSRSSLDHHPLPEEADQQDQSPLDDVEEAGSILKNSETFGASSPSNCPTVISVESSRSWSGIHSSTGTGVSTERSSVFSWGYDEFDKAASHQVQQMFEEIDKELYEGKGSGRGLLPGLQDECQQWASRFPHLRILGTQLVCPSDEGFQWYMTAGTVGDVISGSICSPSTSQRSIGKSSEKDDNMALNVLGRSAALLKSNSAELNEPSAASSDSRPRVIEVEGDVEEYLAFDSISLEDKQDRACPEPCPRRRCMPPISPYRCRRQAVLDHLFDDMWRQLVGCMSELVHRQWEHCTSCDERPSSNLSLVPPNSLNLLSALPNMLPKLGQSRALPPPPLVPGLPFQKSRGSKHKSRRKPQKQKRPPSAGKVSMGSTQHNLNDLIMIHSIPLQQRNLAALHRTHAPEQESLRPGSGMGPTSRHRPRRILEQSSSSLSRPPQSARRRNLAPRTLQPLNPSLGQSSMAGSMDEVIRGTRLNMLLPPIGAGDTELSLSGHQSRAAQRQKGSSSRAHSALNDEVVTSIPRDRLYPLDVFSRPNTTHTYRSDTPYRRSFTVMDNIGQGRHGRASVTTGVSLGIGSSSFLDSSSHHPSSRWPIRDKDEETDFQSTQPVPLMPVSIPPRSHSRGGVSYRSSRTGL, from the exons ATGATTTCACGTTACAACAGGCGACCTGTACCACACAAACTAGAAAT CCGTGGTCTGTCTCGCAGTAGCCTAGACCACCACCCTCTGCCGGAGGAAGCAGACCAACAAGATCAGAGTCCCCTTGATGATGTGGAAGAGGCCGGGTCCATCCTCAAGAA ttCTGAGACATTTGGTGCTTCGAGCCCCTCCAACTGCCCTACGGTTATCTCTGTGGAATCAAGCCGGTCCTGGTCAGGCATCCACAGCTCCACAGGCACAGGCGTGTCCACAGAGAGGAGTTCTGTCTTCTCCTGGGGCTATGAT GAGTTTGACAAAGCGGCTTCGCACCAAGTACAGCAAATGTTTGAGGAAATTGACAAAGAGCTGTACGAGGGTAAAGGCAGCGGTCGTGGGCTCCTTCCGGGTCTGCAGGATGAGTGTCAACAGTGGGCCTCACGTTTCCCTCATCTCCG GATCTTGGGAACTCAGTTGGTGTGCCCCAGTGATGAGGGTTTCCAGTGGTACATGACTGCGGGAACTGTCGGGGATGTCATCAGCGGCTCCATTTGCAGCCCCTCAACATCCCAGCGATCCATCGGGAAGTCAAGTGAGAAAGATGACAATATGGC TTTGAACGTGCTGGGCCGGAGCGCTGCACTACTCAAGTCCAACTCAGCAGAGCTAAACGAGCCTTCAGCTGCCTCAAGTGACTCCAGACCAAGAGTAATTGAAGTAGAGGGTGACGTGGAGGAGTACCTGGCCTTTGACAGCATCAGCTT GGAGGACAAACAGGACAGGGCTTGCCCAGAGCCATGCCCCAGGCGTCGCTGCATGCCTCCCATCTCGCCATACAGGTGTCGCCGTCAGGCTGTGCTCGATCATTTGTTCGACGACATGTGGCGGCAGCTGGTGGGATGCATGAGCGAGCTCGTCCACCGGCAGTGGGAACATTGCACCTCCT GTGATGAAAGGCCTTCCTCGAATTTGAGTCTAGTGCCGCCGAACTCTTTAAACTTGTTGTCCGCACTTCCGAACATGCTGCCCAAACTCGGCCAGAGTCGTGCACTACCCCCGCCTCCACTCGTCCCTGGCTTGCCCTTTCAG AAGTCAAGGGGCTCAAAGCACAAGTCCCGCCGGAAGCCCCAAAAGCAGAAAAGGCCACCCAGT GCCGGAAAGGTTTCAATGGGAAGCACCCAGCACAACCTGAATGACCTCATCATGATCCATAGCATCCCGCTGCAACAGAGGAATCTGGCTGCGCTGCACAGAACTCA CGCGCCAGAGCAGGAATCCCTCAGACCGGGCTCTGGCATGGGACCTACAAGCAGGCACCGCCCTCGCCGGATCCTGGAGCAGAGCTCGTCATCACTGAGCCGCCCACCCCAGTCAGCCCGCCGCAGAAACCTGGCGCCCCGCACCCTCCAGCCTCTCAATCCTAGCCTGGGTCAATCCAGCATGGCCGGATCTATGGATGAGGTCATCCGAGGTACACGACT GAATATGCTTCTGCCACCCATTGGTGCCGGAGACACAGAGTTGTCCCTGTCAGGACATCAGTCCAGAGCTGCTCAG CGCCAGAAGGGATCATCTAGCCGAGCGCACAGTGCCCTAAATGATGAGGTTGTCACTTCCATTCCAAGGGATCGCCTTTACCCCCTGGATGTTTTCTCACGGCCCAacacaacacacacatacagg TCCGACACTCCTTACCGGCGCTCTTTCACCGTGATGGACAACATCGGACAGGGGAGGCACGGCAGGGCCTctgtaaccacag GTGTTAGCCTTGGCATCGGCAGCTCGTCTTTCCTTGACTCGTCTTCCCACCACCCGTCTAGTCGCTGGCCAATCAGGGACAAGGATGAGGAAACAGACTTTCAAAGCACACAACCAG TTCCATTGATGCCTGTGTCCATCCCACCTCGATCTCACAGCCGCGGAGGCGTCTCATACAGGTCCAGCAGAACAGGACTGTAG
- the ecd gene encoding protein ecdysoneless homolog has protein sequence MDVLRRRVVQEDAVQYKLFLTEPVSSTDIEDHLSCLVEEILAKIAPLSMQYIWQKQPFNIKYYPEKGGVPAHIGGSTQFGDNVEDEWFIVYLLKHITEAFPGLVARVEDNDGEFLLIEVADHLPKWLNPDTSENRVFIYRGVLHLLPCPSRSNPTGIPKDVVPSIQQAITLLSSQPGACRASSKITSSLDKRLDGYPEKIGASLHHAHCFIPAGVAMVLAQRPDLVAPAVSAFYLRDPIDLQACRDFKNFPPDTRVLTSVTFTRCLYAQLQQQQFIPDKRSGFTMPLRSDPRYKSHELGMKLAHGFEILCSKCKMPSSEDDSLVSCNPQWKRFLQSLKSNGYFREEIEGSAHYRELMTSAENFFKQSVASTISDVPPGEEVLQLLSSCGPINMDELRKQEAQLPQEDNDNWLDVTAQDLERMLEERSGSAPDIITIKHPQTVRPAEEAAGCTLTEDSEKVEEAACSLAGVSEKMKEFLNTKSSYMGAELPWNCSSNNPFTYDTATLISELERILDTNEEDSLDSDDICEDEWEEVGDDDDDEIEEESSAHMKMNGMEALDTLKGYMDQMDQELTNTNIGQSFNQMTSSSVRPPGKEGSPSPATAAGDADQIQPLDVDLNLVTNLLESLSSQEGLAGPASNLLQSIGIHLPLNSDRS, from the exons ATGGATGTACTTCGGAGGAGAGTTGTTCAGGAGGACGCTGTCCAGTACAAACTCTTCTTGACCGAGCCGGTCAGTTCCACGGACATCGAAGATCACCTCTCTTGTCTCGTGGAGGAAATTCTTGCAAAAATAGCTCCTCTTTCCATGCAGTACATTTGGCAGAAACAGCCattcaacatcaaatattaTCCAGAAAAAG GGGGAGTTCCGGCTCATATTGGTGGCAGCACCCAGTTTGGTGACAATGTGGAGGATGAGTGGTTTATTGTTTACCTTCTAAAGCATATTACTGAGGCTTTTCCAGGGCTTGTTGCAAG AGTTGAGGACAATGATGGTGAATTCCTTCTAATTGAAGTAGCAGATCATCTCCccaaatggctgaatccagacACCAGTGAGAACAGG GTGTTCATCTACCGTGGCGTTTTGCATCTCCTGCCCTGTCCTTCACGATCCAATCCCACAGGGATCCCGAAGGATGTGGTACCGAGCATTCAACAGGCTATAACGCTACTCTCCTCCCAGCCGGGAGCATGCCGGGCAAGCTCCAAGATTACCTCGTCCCTGGATAAACGGCTGGATGG GTATCCGGAGAAGATTGGAGCCAGTCTCCACCATGCCCACTGCTTCATACCAGCAGGGGTGGCAATGGTTTTAGCGCAGCGGCCCGACCTGGTGGCACCTGCCGTGTCAGCCTTTTACCTGCGTGACCCCATAGACCTTCAGGCGTGCCGAGATTTCAAGAACTTCCCTCCTGACACGCGGGTCTTAACCTCC GTGACATTCACTCGGTGCTTGTACGCTCAGCTACAGCAGCAGCAGTTCATCCCAGACAAAAGGAGCGGCTTCACCATGCCTCTACGCTCGGACCCACGGTACAAATCGCACGAGCTTGGCATGAAGCTG GCTCATGGTTTCGAGATCCTGTGTTCCAAATGTAAAATGCCCTCGTCAGAAGATGACTCTTTGGTCAGTTGTAACCCTCAGTGGAAACGGTTCTTGCAAAGTCTGAAGAGCAACGGTTACTTTAGG GAAGAGATTGAGGGATCGGCACATTACAGAGAGCTGATGACTTCagcagaaaactttttcaaacaGTCGGTCGCCTCAACAATCAG TGACGTGCCTCCCGGGGAGGAGGTTCTCCAACTGCTGAGCTCCTGTGGGCCCATTAATATGGATGAGCTGAGGAAACAAGAGGCACAGCTCCCCCAAGAGGACA ATGACAACTGGCTTGACGTCACCGCTCAGGATCTGGAGCGCATGCTTGAGGAAAGATCCGGATCAGCTCCAGACATTATAACTATCAAACACCCTCAGACCGTCAGGCCTGCGGAGGAAGCTGCTGGGTGTACGTTGACGGAGGATAGCGAGAAAGTAGAGGAAGCTGCTTGCAGTCTTGCGGGGGTCAGTGAGAAAATGAAGGAGTTCCTCAATACCAAGTCATCCTACATGGGGGCAGAGTTGCCGTG GAACTGTTCAAGCAATAATCCTTTCACCTATGATACAGCAACACTTATAAGTGAACTGGAACGAATATTAG ACACAAATGAGGAAGATTCACTCGATTCAGATGATATTTGTGAAGATGAGTGGGAAGAGGTTGGGGATGACGATGATGATGAGATAGAAGAGGAATCTTCTGCTCACATGAAGATGAATGGGATGGAGGCTTTGGACACTCTGAAAGGATACATGGACCAGATGGACCAGGAGCTGACGAACACAAATATCGGACAGAGCTTCAATCAGATG ACATCGTCATCCGTCCGTCCACCCGGCAAAGAGGGCTCACCGAGCCCAGCCACAGCAGCCGGGGATGCGGACCAGATTCAGCCTCTTGACGTCGACCTCAACCTGGTCACCAATCTATTGGAGTCTCTCAGTTCCCAAGAAGGCCTGGCTGGACCTGCCTCCAATTTGTTGCAGAGTATAGGAATACACCTCCCTCTAAACTCGGATCGCTCCTAG